The genomic region CAAAGAGAGAAGAATGGAGCAAATTGTTCTGGTTTGGATCTTAGGCTTTCTTTCATTGAGCCTGACATTGATTAATGGGGTCAGAGCAATTCCCCAGGAGGCTCAGATTCTTCTGCAAATGAAGGATAAGTTGAAAGATCCCCACGATGCATTGAACAACTGGAAAGAATCCATTGATGCTCCTTGCAATTGGGATGGAATAACCTGTGACAATCAGACAGGCATGGTTACTGAGATCACCTTAGAGAGCAAATCTCTCAATGGCTCTCTTGACGCCGTAATTTGCAGTTTACAGAGCTTGGAGAAGATCCACTTGCCTTTCACTAACCTGAATGGGGCTTTGCCTCTGATGAAGAATTGCAGCAAGCTTCGGTATTTGAACCTTACGACAAATTCTCTGTCTGGGACTCTGCCGGATTTTAGTCCGCTGAAATCCTTGCAGGTTCTTGATTTGACGACCAATGGGTTCTCTGGTCAATTTCCCGAGTCTTTGGGAAATTTACCTGAGCTGAGTTCACTCAACCTTGCTGAAAATGATTTTGCTGCAGGGACTATACCTTTGAAGCTCGCGAGTCTGAAGAAATTGAGGGAGCTCTATTTGGCCGACTGTAATTTGGTGGGAGAAATCCCGTTTTTTATCTTTAATTTCACAGATCTAGGCCTTCTGGATCTTTCCGACAACTTCTTGAATGGTTCTATTCCAAAGGAGATTAGCAATCTGAAGAAGCTTTACCAATTTTTCCTCTTCGATAACGAGCTCAGCGGAAGTATTCCTCCAGAACTAGGCAACCTCACATTACTGCAGCAATTTGATGCATCGCAGAACAGTCTCACCGGCAGCATTCCGGAAGAGGTCGGGAATTTGAAGGAACTTGTGATCCTTGGGCTGAAGATAAACAATCTTTCAGGGCAAATTCCTGAAAGCATAGGCGAATTACCAAACCTGCAAAGCATGTCTCTTTATCAGAATAGTTTGACAGGCCCATTGCCGCCGAAGCTCGGCAGTTTATCCAAATTCAACACAATGGACGTCTCGCAAAATCTCCTCAACGGCACGCTGCCTAAGGACATCTGCAAAGGGGGCAACATGCAGTATTTTCTTGCTCTTGAAAATTTTTTCACGGGAAACTTGCCGCAATCCTACGGAAGAGATTGCCAAAGCTTGGTACGCTTCCGAGTCAATAACAATAATCTCAAGGGCAAGGTGCCCGATGGAATTTGGGGTCTGCCGCATGCGAACATTATTGATCTGAGCTCTAATGAGTTTGTCGGCGGAATTAGCCCTGAGATCAGAAATGCAAAGAATTTGTCAGAGCTATTGATTTACGGCAACAGATTCTCCGGCAGCTTGGTGCCGGAGATTGGCATGGCGGTGCAGTTGTCCAAGATTGAAGCTCACAATAATCGATTCACTGGTTCCTTACCGAAGGAAATTGGTAATTTGAGTCAGCTCAATGCTTTGTATTTGCAGGAAAATATGCTGGAAGGTTCAATTCCTGCAGAAATTGGTCTTTGTGACTCTTTATCCGTCATTAACCTTGCCGGAAATCGCTTTGAAGGTTCGATTCCGGCGACTCTGGGATCCATTCAAAGCCTGAATTCTCTGAATCTTTCCAATAACGAGCTCTCCGGTTCGATTCCCGCAAGCCTCGGTTTGTTGATGCTAAGTTTGATTGATTTCTCCAATAATCGGTTAGTCGGCCGTGTTCCGAATTCGCTTCTCAGAGTGGGAGACTGGCAGAAATTTTCTGGCAATCCAGGCCTCTGCGCTGAAAACTCCGGAAGGAGTGATTTTCTGAGAGTCTGTTCTGTTTCTAAAGCCAAACAGGAAGCGAAAAGAGTTGAATTACTGGCCGGTTTCATTGTCGGTTTAGCCATGTCAATACTTGTGATTGGGCTCCTGCTTACTTGCCGGTATCTTCGTAACCAGACAGACTTGAAGGCAGAAAGGTTGTCATGGACTGTCAAGGCTTTTCATAATTTGAGCTTCGATGCCGAGGAGATCTCCAGCGTTTTATTGCGGAAAGAAAATATTATCGGAACCGGCGCTTCAAGTACGGTATATCGCGTGGATCTACCGAACAACGAAGTTGTAGCAGTGAAGCAGTTTTGGACGAGCAACAAAATGGAGGACGATGCAAGCAAACTTGAGAATTGTCATCATGCTAAGCAGAATGTCTTCAGAGAACATGAAAATAGACTGGCCAAGGCAGAGGTCGAAACTCTTGGAACAATTCGGCACAAGAATATTGTGAAGCTTTACTGTTACCTGTCAAACAGCGACTCAAGTCTTCTGGTTTATGAGTACATGCCCAAGGGCAACTTACTTGATGCTTTGCACAGCAGTGGCGACGGAAGAGGAGGTCATCCTTTGGATTGGCCTGCGAGGTACAAGATTGCATTAGGTACAGCTAAGGGATTAGCTTACCTTCATCACGATTGCTCCCCTGCAATTGTTCACAGAGACGTGAAGACTACAAATATCCTGCTGGACAATTTTTACGAAGCAAAGGTTGCTGATTTTGGCGTTTCAAAGGTTCTCCAAGCTAGCAGCAAAGGAGGCAATACCGGAACAGCCTTCGTAGGCACTCACGGCTACATTGCTCCTGGTAAGCACAAtctccttcattttcttccatttctcatAATTTTTTCTATGCTTCATCAAGTTTTTAATGGATCCTTAGCCTTCAAAGATTTTCTTACACAATTTTTCTCTGTAAATATTTTCTGTTCGcaatttttgatttaaaatacaattttTCTTTGTAAATATTTTCTGTTCGCAATATTTCACTTAAAATACAATTTTCCTCTGTAAATATTTTCTGTTCGCAATATTTGACTTAAAAGGCTTATCTCACGACTTATTTACAAATGATTGGTATTTGCAGTATCGCTCATCTTTTTGGGGGTTTTCTTGTAAATATTGAAGATTTGCAATCACAGTCTTTCAAAACCTCTTTTTGCATGAAGTTTTTTTTGTAATTGCTACATATTTGAAGTGCTTTAACTTTCAAAGATTTATTTTGAAAGGATttcaataaactattcaattatTTAAGCTTCCAAGGTTTACTGTACACTAGTGGTCGCCATGATTGCTACACATTTGTAGAACTTAACCTCAAAAGTTACTATTTTTATGCAAACTGTCTTGTAATTTGTGGCAGAATATGCATACTCTCTGAAGGTGACAGAGAAAAGCGATGTGTACAGTTTCGGTGTGGTTCTGCTGGAGCTAATAACTGGAAAGCGGTCAATCGAACCAGAATATGGCGAGAACAGAGACATCGTAGACTGGATAAGTTGCAAGATTTCTAGCAAGGAATCTGCAGTGGATGTGCTTGACTCCAAGATTTCCATGTCATTTGAGATGGAAATGATAAAGGTGTTGCGAATTGCAATAAGCTGCGTTCTGAAACTGCCTAGTTTGCGGCCCACTATGAGAGAAGTAGTGCAAATGTTGGTGGATGCGGATCCTTGCTCTACTAGCAATTCGAACACAGGCTTGAAGCAGGAAAAGGATTCAAAGCATGTTGAGTCTTACATTTGATATCTCTGAATTGTATGTCAGTGATGACATTCGCAAAAGCCCTCACTGTAGTTGTTAAAAGGTAACGGTGGATAAAGCGAACCAGAAAGGCAATAGTTGCGGATCATTTTCTTTTAACACGAAAACAATGAAAGCAATTGTTTTCATGTTTGTGTATTGAATCTTTTGGTCCGCTCTACAGATTTTTTTTTGACTCTAAGAAATAAAAAAAGCTCTATAAATAGAATTTTTCGTTCAAGAGTTTTTTTTTCAATTGATAATGCCAAAGCTTAAAAAATACAAAGAAGACGGTCAGGGACTGTCAATAATACATCATCCAAAGAAAACTATAACAGACAGCTGGCTGGAAATACAATACCGTAGCAGCTGTAAGCTAAATAGAACATCATCCATAATAATATGACAGCATGCAAAAGTAGCAGCCATACATAAGAATATGACAGCTATACATAAGAATGTAAAAGTAGCAGCTCTGAGCTACATAAAACATCAGTCATAACTGTAAAAATGACAGCCATAAACAGCAGCATGGCAACAAGATGACTAACAGCTAGAATGGCTAATTGAGCAAGAGTTGTCTTAGTTCTTGAGAAATACATATATTCTTATTTCCGAGCAGCTGAACCACTTGGTGTTTGATGCATTGAATCTATCTGCTATTTTCTTTTTGTAGATTGTCTCGTCTTATGTTAACCTGTTAAAAATAATGAATACGTATGAGTAAAATACATTTAAAGGTGTTAATAAATGATTAATAATTTTCTTAGCTGAATATTTGTAAACAAGTAAAAAAACTAACAATAACATTTAAagatattattaaatatttaatagttTTATTAGTTTAATaattatgttggtgtaaataaatattcattttggatattattacactttacttaagttaacttaggataatgcatctcttcgtagtttggatttgagacacttagggaagtgtgcacatagggatagagcttgtaggagaaattccaccttttgtggtcttattttgttgttacactccacattcggtgggtcatccacctcttgtggaatattatattatttctcctacctacccctagtatttcttacctactcttgtttctcattgagccacatgtcataattatgtgctcgtacatccatatggccttgcctatataagcaggtctatattcattgtattggttaatccagttgatcatttgcatattgatgagaatacggtttattcttgtcattctattatttctctttttatgcttttcattgtgcccttgatcttggcaaaatcctacatggtatcaaagctattggggtttcattgattagttttttggagacattttggaggcttctattttcagatttggggatcttcatttttggagggcatcatacagcgatttggacatcaccattgaatcctagaggccgtttccatgaatttcgactataaagtcgacctattttagtgagaaatttttttcccccattttggctattattgtatggatttcgaaatttttttattttttgaaaaaaaaaaaagaaaaagggcattcaaaagaaaaaaaaattaaaaaaaagaatatatttatttgttgttttggggtccgcagacccccccgtaccccACAGTACCCTGCCGGTTGCAGGTTGCGTCGTCGTGTACCTGCGCTATCGTCGTACCTGCGTTGACGGAGCTCCCGCCGCCACCGTGCAATTCCCGCCGGCCACCCAGTCCTCCCGCCAGCCGCCTCGCTCCCGCCGTCGGCCCCCGCAGACCCCAGCCCACCGATAACTGTTGCCTCCAATAACTGTTGCCTCCGGCGACGCCTTCCTCCTGCCGGTGGTCCACTAAACCAGTGTctcgcgcccgccacgtggcaggcgaccACTGGCCCGCGGTCAACAACCGTACGCCCTGTCACAGCACCACGTCAACAGTCCGTACGCCCAATCAgcagtccgtacggtacggacgcccagtcagcagggaggtgaagtttgtgtgacggtcatacgaccatcaaatttaagccAATaaattgctgacgtcagcgccacatcagcagacttttgaaatttttttgaccccctctccattgagcttttcagttttgtagtccaactttgaaaggccatatcttgctcatttttgctccttttttagtgctattttttttgaaatgggctaaaatttcgtggtcttcgcagtggtgtggttattttctgattttggtgcacatttttttcagaatttttggattctctcaactatacctgtccaatcctcaattttgcaacttcaaaggcctcgtttgagctcatacgacctccttttcaagtgccattttttttgaaagtgcatgtttttttgtctactttcataatctatgatcaaatttcagagattttgagtggaaattgtactttcagatattggtcttatttggcttattaggtacttgtaaaagtgcttggatcttagtttagatctcttgcattatcagtttgagtctcttttggccttattgaggtagttgtaaaattgtaatcaaaagtccactttgccatttttttgcaagtggcccattgtatacgcactaagtataaagtgtcaaatcatcacttttggggggggttctttgattgagtgaatttgggggggtgtcttgtgtgattgtgcctctctttgtgctctttcatttttgttgcaatgagtcctcataaatttccacctttaactccacataattatgcatcatggaaaattaaagtatggagtaaattaatggaaaaaggtctcacgcattacatagatggaacaatagcagcaccacctgatcctaaggctgatcctaatgctcagttagaatggctcacaaagaattgcatagctcttggaactttgcacaagtatgtatcagatgacctcatttttcacattgagaagtgtacaacaatcaaggaggcttgggatatgtttcagaaattgtatggtcaagttgatgaaatcagaggttacaaaattgacaatgagctcaccaacttggatcctaagagttttgatacaatccaagattatgtcaccaaagcaaatgagctaagagcaaagcttaaggattgtggaattgacaaaaaggatgctcagttgatattcaacttgttggacaagcttgcaccagaatatgcagcatttgtgtctagcttccaaactcatcgtttgatagtggggattCCTATGTtttgccttcatttgatgctttcacagaaatgttaatattggaacaatctaagttgttgaacatgggacttttCAAGTTTTCAaaatccaaggctttggtggcaaatcaagggaatcaaggaagtcaaggcaaagattccaacaagaagaaaaagcaatctaggtctaagccacaccaggaaaaaggacaatcatcctctccatcactaggcgatttttcatcctcttccaagaaggggacaccacctaagaaggataaaccaacttgtgcatattgcaagaagtatggtcatgatgagcatcgatgccatgcaaagcaatttgacgagttaactaatcttcttaagaaaaacaacatcaacttgccatccgcctacacaaagaaggattcatctccttcctcttcctcacagtccaagggaaaagggcaagcatttgtggctacaacaggttcttcacagcaatggatacttgactcgggtgcctcatatcacatgggttctacaaaggagcagttttcttcattggagccatctaaggtacctcacatttacataggtgatgatacacaagtagaggttgaagggaaaggttcagttgacatggatgatggaacatttgagaatgttttctatgttcctaacttgtctaccaaccttctctctatctaccaaatcactcactatgggaatgggaaaaaggttgagtttacaccagattcagttgtggtaaaggaacttgatgatgatgccttggtagcagtgggacaagtcaatgacaactcaaggttttattcattctcccactttgtgccaagttcaccttctagggccttgcttactcattcaaattcagaaagtaagctatggcatgagcggtttggtcacctcaactaccgctatcttcagtagctcagcactaaagacatggtcataggtctacctcgaatcagttttttagagggtatatgttcaggttgttccatgggcaagcatctcgaagaaaagtttgataaggggaaagcttggagagctttggaagttcttcaacttgttcacagcgatgtagcaggtccatttctagcaccttcatttagtaaggccctctATGTCCTCACTTTCAtcgatgactactcccgcttcacttgggtctactttcttattcataagagcgaagtatttgacagattttaggacttcaagactcgtgtggagaagcaatcagggaaagtggtcaagattctttgcacagataatggaagggaatatgtgaacaaaagacttgaggatttttgtacatttgaggggattgatcttcaacattctatcgcatacactccacaatagaatggggtTACAAAATGCAAGattagaactctcaaagaaatggctagttgtatgatacatgcacattctcttgatcccgccttttgggcagaggctatcagttgtgccacacacatccagaatcgggttgctcacaaagctttgcaaggtattactcttttttaggcttgggctggtaggaaaccaattgtgagacatttcagagtccttgggtgtccagcatgggctcacatacctccacagaaacgcaaggcattggaacctcatagtcggccttgcatatttgttggatatcctgagggtgttaaggcatacagattgatggatcctgagacacatgaggtgttcattgagaggagtgttcactttgaggaaagctctcctagcttagcctctctacctcctccaccttcctccattgtggatagtgatgctagtgattcagatgatgagactccttcaactccgactcgcagggttacacctccgcagggtccacttgcagttgaagagcctcgttctccacctccaccttgacctcgttgggctcgacagacacttgagtccgcgggttctcttgttggtgatccttcagatacatggagaactcgatcacaacattaggatcttccacatgcattcattactaccgcttccgatccacagacatttagggaagcatcaggggttcctgagtgggaccaagctatggaggaggagtatagttccttgatgaggaacaacacatgggatttagtccatctccctaaggggagaaagatggttcgatgtaagtggatctatcggaccaagtttgcagtggatggtagtgtggataagtataaggctcggcttgttgcgaaaggtttctctcaggttgcaggtgttgactatactgagacctttgcacccgtagccaagatgaactccattcatttgacacttgctattgctgcagctcatggttgggttgtacatcaaatggatgtgaagagtgcttttcttcatggtgatcttgatgaggagatttatatggagcagccaaaGGGTTTCATTCAAGATACTTCCTTGGTGTGCAGACTAagaaaatctctctatggccttaagcaagcccccagggcttggtacaccaagatggattcctttctactctctgcagggttcaccaggtgtcattccgatccgaatgtctacattttgtgagaggatgactctcacttgatacttgtgctctatgttgatgacttgatcattacagggagtacttcatccatcattagtagggtcaaatctgctttgcatgacagatttgctatgactgacttgggtcttttgcactactttctcgggatagagatttcacaatcaccttccaggattacactatcacagcccaagtatgctcttgatctacttgcacgctttcatatggctgattgtaagcctgccccgactccctttcttttaggagtcaaacttgaggctcagtgttcttctccaccagttgatgccactttgtatcatcagcttgtgggtagtctcatctacttgacccatacacgccctgatatttcatttgcagttggcatggtttcctgcttcatgcaagaaccacatgagcttcattggaaagccaccaaacgcatcattcattacatccagggtacacatcactatgggattcactatgcaacagacataggacttcgcttggttggttacacagactccgattgggctggcgatcttgatgattgtaagtctacttctggttacagttttcaccttggttcaggccccatttgttggcagagaaagaagcaacatgctattgctctctcttcgactgaggctgagtatcgaggcgctgttaacgcagcgactgagaccatttggctccagcagattctcacaaattttggattcaccactccacggccaacagttctacattgcaacaatcagagtgctattgcaatctcaaagattCCAATCCAGCACCAgcgaaccaaacacatcgagattcatatgcactatatccgagagctcatttaggagcaggtcattgatttgcagtattgtcctacagcagagcaggttgctgacatattcaccaaacctttcaccgagagtaagttccagtagttgtgagctctcttgggggtgcgggatgtgtcattagggggggtcaactgacttctccttcctctcttatgggggggactttttcctctttgaggttttgtccttcttctttgagagtcgtttgttctttcatctctcttttgggggggagttttttcccactgggttttctccctttttccgtttgtgagagattgcattgcatagttttgcttgcattagcatattgtacatgggtacctatcatggcctagtagccgggacccatcttgcattgttgacttaagtcttcattcccttgtttctcattgagccacatgtcataattgtgtgctcgtacatccatatggccttgcctatataagcaggcctatattcattgtattggttaatccagttgatcatttgcatattgatgagaatatagtttgttcttgtcattctattgtctctctttttatgcttttcattgtgcccttgatcttggcaaaatcctacaaattaaatatttatatttttctaaGATTTAATATATATAAGTCAGAAAATTCATAATTATTTATATTTAGCATACATTtgatagtgtagtgtcataaaattgcgaccctagaaattttcgtctgcattagggtcctcacgcaggCAAGATCGAATCCTTTAGCCTAATCGGAGACTGGAAATTGCTCAACCCTCAGAaaaaacttcttccttggcctctacatacCCCATttgcactctgccctggagaaaggggtagggcAGGGGCgtggtgccactgtccccccttggacaggggcgtggtgcccttgtcccttccctattttggggtaaGACCCTTCCTAgagttgcattgttggttgtgcattgggtgggaaACTCTCCCGATGTTGGCATGTGATGAAAACCAAATCCACTAACacgtatttaaggggaattcattcTCTCATTTGTATCaattggataggtcaaagttggataaattcaagcgatcaagcattcaagcattcttttctagcattgagcattctcaagtctcccttcaaggctaggtgttgcattcacgtcaaggattcaaccattgacgaggagattgattccaacatttatttccacataagcatttctatcaacattgctatcacaacctcccttgaggtgatttacaattcagtctttcatttatagctacttgcaagtactttctttctttacttggttaattccaaaactggggtttgacctaaaggcaaacccccaatcccaacccattttcttctctttactgtgtgtaggttgcaggtgcgcaactgtactttcagattcaggctccatttgcagaggcggaaaaacccttttcgtttcgcagatttttcggaggactgtgtacgtttccgccatggtccagacaacttttctcaaattcatagggcaactttgtcttgacatattgctgccagatccaggtgcacagcttcatcccatgttttgatcttaagttataatcagttctttctcacttttgcactacataattcaatcaatttccttcccatttcaaacaaggaagaggggatcaacctatcattcccatttcattcagaattcaatctaccatcttcgtgtggagagattgaatctagtgaattctcctctcctcttcttgatgtaacatggtgaaaagtgtttgaagggtaatcaatagtgagactgtcatctctctttgagggaaagggtagttttcctcttgatctatcattcaccatttttccaccattacattttggtgaacctgacatcttgcatgctttcctttgaacaaaattgcatatttttcatttacaagttttaaatttctgcaaacttagtggttaaattattaaaaaccctagtttttaattaaaattgaacttgtaatttataaaaattgcttgtggttatcttaatctgaaaattattttcattgtcaaattcaattttctcattgtcttgttcaatttgcaaataaaatttacaagattaagaggttacttgttaaaaccctaattttcaaaaatcatattgaacttgcgcaaaaattggatttcaatttaattttcagatttctgattgttctcagatttgtcttcaatcctacaattcaaattttcaatttcccccctttttcccaaaattcaaattttaaaattaagtggttaggtcataaaaccctaattttcaaaattaattggattttgtgcacatttcaaatcaatttcatttcaattcagatttctaaacattttccaaggtgtccctatccattaggtttgacctttttcaaaattgcaattcaattcctctttttctccaaaaccctaatagggtcctatctttacatttgcgccttcatttcgcccatctggAGATCATAAAATTCgctaattttttggggttagctttaaaatcatcgtaatatccatccatggaaatttcgaaaaaaattg from Cryptomeria japonica chromosome 3, Sugi_1.0, whole genome shotgun sequence harbors:
- the LOC131044028 gene encoding receptor-like protein kinase 7, giving the protein MEQIVLVWILGFLSLSLTLINGVRAIPQEAQILLQMKDKLKDPHDALNNWKESIDAPCNWDGITCDNQTGMVTEITLESKSLNGSLDAVICSLQSLEKIHLPFTNLNGALPLMKNCSKLRYLNLTTNSLSGTLPDFSPLKSLQVLDLTTNGFSGQFPESLGNLPELSSLNLAENDFAAGTIPLKLASLKKLRELYLADCNLVGEIPFFIFNFTDLGLLDLSDNFLNGSIPKEISNLKKLYQFFLFDNELSGSIPPELGNLTLLQQFDASQNSLTGSIPEEVGNLKELVILGLKINNLSGQIPESIGELPNLQSMSLYQNSLTGPLPPKLGSLSKFNTMDVSQNLLNGTLPKDICKGGNMQYFLALENFFTGNLPQSYGRDCQSLVRFRVNNNNLKGKVPDGIWGLPHANIIDLSSNEFVGGISPEIRNAKNLSELLIYGNRFSGSLVPEIGMAVQLSKIEAHNNRFTGSLPKEIGNLSQLNALYLQENMLEGSIPAEIGLCDSLSVINLAGNRFEGSIPATLGSIQSLNSLNLSNNELSGSIPASLGLLMLSLIDFSNNRLVGRVPNSLLRVGDWQKFSGNPGLCAENSGRSDFLRVCSVSKAKQEAKRVELLAGFIVGLAMSILVIGLLLTCRYLRNQTDLKAERLSWTVKAFHNLSFDAEEISSVLLRKENIIGTGASSTVYRVDLPNNEVVAVKQFWTSNKMEDDASKLENCHHAKQNVFREHENRLAKAEVETLGTIRHKNIVKLYCYLSNSDSSLLVYEYMPKGNLLDALHSSGDGRGGHPLDWPARYKIALGTAKGLAYLHHDCSPAIVHRDVKTTNILLDNFYEAKVADFGVSKVLQASSKGGNTGTAFVGTHGYIAPEYAYSLKVTEKSDVYSFGVVLLELITGKRSIEPEYGENRDIVDWISCKISSKESAVDVLDSKISMSFEMEMIKVLRIAISCVLKLPSLRPTMREVVQMLVDADPCSTSNSNTGLKQEKDSKHVESYI